ATCTTTGCCCCCGAGTTTCACCTATATATAATAAGGAGTAGCGAAGATGAAGTACGTGGCCTACTACCGGGTCTCCACCAAGAAGCAAGGCCAGAGCGGGCTGGGCCTGGACTCGCAGCGCGAGATGGTGAAAGGTTTCCTGAAGGCCGGCGACACACTGCTGGCCGAGCACATCGAGGTGGAGAGCGGCAAGCGCAACGACCGACCGGAGCTGGAGGCGGCCATTGCCCTAGCGAAGCGGGAGCAGGCCCAGCTGCTGATCGCCAAGCTCGATCGTCTCAGTCGTAACGCCGGGTTTATCTTCAAGCTGCGTGACAGCCACGTGGACTTTCTAGCCGTGGATATGCCCGATGCCAATACTCTGACCATCGGAATCTTCGCCGTATTGGCCCAGCATGAGCGGGAGTTAATCAGCTCCAGGACCAGAGCCGCGCTCCAGCAAAAGAAGCTACAGGGTTTTGCCTTGGGTACGCCTGAGAACTTGACCCAGGGAGCCAGGACGAAAGGACTTCAGATACGGCAGGAGAACGCAGCATCGCACAAAGCCAACCGACAGGCCACGGAACTGATCCAGATGTATCGGGAAAAGGATATGACCTATCAGCAAATTGCTGACCGGCTTAACAGCCACGGCTTCACCACCCGCAGGGGAAAGAAGTTCTTTGCCATCACCGTTCAGCGGCTGCACGTCCGACAAGGGCAGCTTCAAACGGATGCCCTCACCAGCGTAGTTTAGGCTTACTATATTTATATTGAAAGTGCTTCATCTTTTGTATCTTATGTGGCATAAGAGTTATCACCCTATACTCCTCCTATGCAACATGTACATATTTTTCTTGATGAATTCGGAAACGCCAGCCTAAACCTGGATAAAGCCGGTACCTTCTCCCATTTTGTTCTGACAGCTGTTCTCCTGGATAAGACGAAGCTGGAGCAGGCCCGGCTGCTAAGGGATACGATCAGCCAACGCTTCTTCCAAGGCCAACCCATCAAGTCCAACCGTATCCCCAATGATGAGAAGGGCTTCCGGAAAAGAT
This genomic interval from Pontibacter kalidii contains the following:
- a CDS encoding recombinase family protein codes for the protein MKYVAYYRVSTKKQGQSGLGLDSQREMVKGFLKAGDTLLAEHIEVESGKRNDRPELEAAIALAKREQAQLLIAKLDRLSRNAGFIFKLRDSHVDFLAVDMPDANTLTIGIFAVLAQHERELISSRTRAALQQKKLQGFALGTPENLTQGARTKGLQIRQENAASHKANRQATELIQMYREKDMTYQQIADRLNSHGFTTRRGKKFFAITVQRLHVRQGQLQTDALTSVV